The Cystobacter fuscus DSM 2262 region CGCTGGCGCCGGGCGCGGTGCGCATCGCCGAGGCAAGCCACAAGATCTTCGAGACGCGGGTGATGCGCGAGGGGCGCCTGCAGGTGCAGGACGTGGGCAGCCAGCTCATCGTCGAGGCGTGCCGTCCCCTCCCCATCATTGACGAGGGGGGGAAGGGGGGCTCGCTCGCGGGGTGGACGGTGGCGGACGTGTGCGCGGGGGCGGGAGGCAAGACGCTCGCGCTGGCGGACGAGGTGGGCAAGGCGGGACGGGTGGTGGCCGGAGATCGCTCGCGCCGCCGGCTGGCGCACGCGCGCGAGCGGGCCCGGGAGCTGTCCCTGCGCCACGTGTCCTTTCCGCACCCGCTGCCCCTGGAGTCGGCGGACGTGGTGCTGGTGGACGCGCCGTGCAGCGGCACGGGCTCGCTGGCGCGCGAGCCGGATCAGAAGTGGAAGCTCAGCGCCAAGGCCGTGGCGGAGTTCCACACGACGCAGCTCGAGCTGCTGTGCGAGCTGGCGCCCCAGGTGAAGCCCGGCGCGCTGGTGGTGTACGCCACGTGCTCGCTGCTGCCGGAGGAGAACGACACGGTGGTGCGCGACTTCCTCGCCCGACAGTCCGGCTTCAGCCTGGAGCCCCTGGCGCCCGTCTTCGGCCCCGAGCGGGCGGCCCTGCTGTGCGACGGTCCCTTCCTGCGTGCCCTGCCGCCGCGGGTGCCGGGGGGCGGCTTCTTCGCCGCCCGGCTGCGCAAGGGGCCGGGGCCGGGTTGACAGTCCGGTCGCGCGCACGCTACGCAGGAAAACCCCCTCTTTCCGCGAGGTTCGCGCCCGGTGGCAGCCGACCCCAAGCAGTCCGAAGCCCTGCGACAGATCCAATCGGCGTTCGAGTCCGCCCAGCAGAAGATGAGCGAGCTGCGCAAGCAGGTGGAGACGCACTCCGCGCTGGCGCAGGCGAAGACGCGGAGTGACTTGCTCCAGCAGGAGAAGGATCGGGTGCTGCGCGATCTGGGCGAGGCCGTCTTCAAGCAGGTGCAGAAGGGCCGCCTGGAGTTGCCCTCCTCGTTCGCCCCCCTGCTCAAGGCGATGGAGCAGGTGCAGCTCAAGGTCGAGGCCCAGTCGCGGGAGATCAGCGATCTGCTCCAGGAAGGGGAGGAAGCGGCCCAGCGCCTGAAGCAGAAAAACAGCGGGTCCGCGCATTCGGGAGTAGCGACCCGCACGAAGAAGTTGTAGAAGAGCGCCGCTTTCGACGGCGGCCACTCCCCAGGTGGCCACTCGCGTTGTGGGGCTATAGCTCAGCTGGGAGAGCGCTTGAATGGCATTCAAGAGGTCATCGGTTCGATCCCGATTAGCTCCACTGGAAGAAGAGACGAGGCCCGGCGGTCACCCCTTCGGGCCTCGTCTCCCTCCGTCGATGGCAACAGAAGATGAGGGGCTATAGCTCAGCTGGGAGAGCGCTTGAATGGCATTCAAGAGGTCATCGGTTCGATCCCGATTAGCTCCACAACGTGAAAGGCCCACCCGGTGAAAATCGGGTGGGCTTTTTGCTTTTCACGCCTCGTGAAGCTCGCGTGGCCCTCACGAGCGCACCGGCTCGAGCCCGGTGGGCCCCATGACGTGAAAAAGCCCACCCGATGAAAATCGGATGGGCTTTTGCTTTTCCGCCTCGTGAGAGGCCGCCCGGAAGCGGCCCGGCCCTGCTCAGGCCTCGCGGATCATCAGCATCTGCAGCAGATCACGCAGCATCTGCTTGAGACCGCCGGCCTCGGGCAGGGTCTGCAGGATGCGCGCGGCGGCGTTGGTGGAGCGCTCGATGATGCGCTCGGTGGCGGAGCGCCCGCCGTGGATCTCCACCAGCTCGCGGGCGCGCTGCAGCATCGTCTCGTCCTTGGGGCCGGGGATGCAGAGCGTCTCCATCTCCTGGCGGGCCTCGGGCGTG contains the following coding sequences:
- a CDS encoding RsmB/NOP family class I SAM-dependent RNA methyltransferase, whose product is MSLWPDTFLDEAHLGRPSRRAATAALEAHLSVLKGEPLKLSLAEALKDAGGLGGQERRFTALAVRELSRHQRLLDLAARTLGHAPSKIGLLEDQALVRYVLWRRLFCGANWARIGPEVKLPGPVRPRTLKDDFLERVVQSPLAEPPLPESVPERLATRYSFPTWLVLRLAELHPEPVLEAMLAALDEEPSLHLRARPTGSRDEVLARLAEEGVAAEPVALAPGAVRIAEASHKIFETRVMREGRLQVQDVGSQLIVEACRPLPIIDEGGKGGSLAGWTVADVCAGAGGKTLALADEVGKAGRVVAGDRSRRRLAHARERARELSLRHVSFPHPLPLESADVVLVDAPCSGTGSLAREPDQKWKLSAKAVAEFHTTQLELLCELAPQVKPGALVVYATCSLLPEENDTVVRDFLARQSGFSLEPLAPVFGPERAALLCDGPFLRALPPRVPGGGFFAARLRKGPGPG